From Bosea sp. NBC_00550, the proteins below share one genomic window:
- a CDS encoding DUF1636 domain-containing protein has translation MSEGDLTIHVCTVCRRARADLPEGYDQPGLALAEALAAQLAAKGSAIPVVPVECLAVCKRPCTVAFAADGKWTYLIGDLDTETHLDEIVGAAEAYAASANGIVPWKERPQSFRKGVVARVPPMPARQQG, from the coding sequence ATGTCCGAGGGCGACCTCACCATCCATGTCTGCACGGTTTGCAGACGGGCGCGCGCCGACCTCCCGGAGGGTTACGACCAGCCGGGGCTGGCGCTCGCCGAAGCGCTGGCCGCGCAGCTCGCAGCCAAGGGCAGTGCCATTCCGGTGGTGCCCGTCGAATGCCTCGCCGTCTGCAAGCGGCCCTGCACCGTCGCCTTCGCGGCCGACGGCAAATGGACCTATCTGATCGGCGACCTGGATACAGAAACCCATCTCGACGAGATCGTCGGCGCGGCGGAGGCCTATGCCGCCAGCGCCAACGGCATCGTTCCCTGGAAAGAGCGGCCCCAGTCCTTCCGCAAGGGCGTGGTCGCACGCGTGCCGCCGATGCCGGCGCGCCAGCAAGGATAA
- a CDS encoding CbtA family protein, with translation MVTRVLTVSILAGLLAGLIVAALQHVTTTPLILKAETYEAALALKAPTLAAFDGEAKIILAHGPAGDAPGHEHAEWKPADGLQRTLFTSSVTIATAIGFAALLLAGMIAAGDTIDQRRALIWGACGFLAFGLVPAMGLAPELPGAASAALEQRQLWWLATAIATAIGLFVFLRFDAPWLKLLAVVVILLPHVVGAPHPAAPESKVPAEVAAHFAALSLGIQAALWLATGFMVGVLWPWVSRRAAAA, from the coding sequence ATGGTCACGCGTGTTCTCACGGTCAGCATCCTGGCCGGGCTTCTGGCTGGCTTGATCGTCGCCGCCCTGCAGCATGTCACCACCACCCCGCTTATCCTCAAGGCCGAGACCTATGAGGCGGCGCTCGCGCTGAAAGCGCCGACGCTCGCCGCTTTCGACGGCGAGGCGAAAATCATCCTCGCGCATGGCCCGGCGGGCGATGCGCCCGGCCATGAGCATGCCGAATGGAAGCCGGCGGACGGCCTCCAGCGCACGCTCTTCACCAGCTCGGTCACGATCGCGACCGCGATCGGCTTCGCCGCGCTGCTGCTCGCCGGCATGATCGCGGCCGGGGACACGATCGATCAGCGCCGCGCCCTGATCTGGGGCGCCTGCGGCTTCCTCGCCTTCGGCCTCGTGCCGGCGATGGGGCTGGCGCCGGAGCTGCCGGGCGCGGCATCCGCCGCGCTGGAACAGCGCCAGCTCTGGTGGCTCGCCACCGCGATCGCCACGGCCATCGGGTTGTTCGTGTTCCTGCGCTTCGACGCGCCCTGGCTCAAGCTGCTCGCCGTCGTCGTGATCCTGCTGCCGCACGTCGTCGGTGCGCCGCATCCGGCCGCGCCGGAGAGCAAGGTCCCGGCCGAGGTCGCGGCGCATTTCGCGGCGCTCTCGCTCGGCATCCAGGCCGCGCTCTGGCTCGCGACCGGCTTCATGGTCGGCGTGCTCTGGCCCTGGGTGAGCCGCCGCGCCGCCGCGGCCTGA
- a CDS encoding CbtB domain-containing protein: MNTVSVSTPTLSVSERVKAVAAALAIGVALIYTTGFAASTNVHNAAHDTRHGLAFPCH, translated from the coding sequence ATGAACACGGTTTCGGTTTCCACTCCCACACTCAGCGTTTCCGAACGCGTCAAGGCGGTTGCCGCCGCGCTCGCGATCGGCGTCGCGCTGATCTATACGACCGGCTTCGCGGCCTCGACCAATGTCCATAACGCCGCGCACGATACCCGTCACGGCCTCGCCTTTCCCTGCCACTGA
- the cobU gene encoding bifunctional adenosylcobinamide kinase/adenosylcobinamide-phosphate guanylyltransferase: protein MDLPHLALILGGARSGKSRHAESLIEALPAPWTYIATAQAYDDEMRERIAEHRMRRPPGWLTVDAPLDLAEAIAEQPAGQPILVDCLTLWLTNLILAERDTAVAGAALISACEQASGPIVLVSNEVGLGIVPENALARRFRDEAGRLHQALAARAGRVVFMVAGLPMRVK from the coding sequence ATGGACTTGCCCCATCTCGCCCTCATCCTCGGTGGCGCCCGCTCCGGCAAGAGCCGCCATGCCGAGTCGCTGATCGAGGCTTTGCCGGCGCCCTGGACCTACATCGCGACCGCCCAGGCCTATGACGACGAGATGCGCGAGCGCATCGCCGAGCATCGGATGCGCCGGCCCCCGGGCTGGCTGACGGTCGATGCGCCGCTCGATCTGGCGGAAGCGATCGCCGAACAGCCGGCCGGGCAGCCGATCCTCGTGGATTGCCTGACGCTTTGGCTGACCAACCTGATCCTCGCCGAACGCGATACCGCTGTTGCCGGGGCCGCGCTTATCAGTGCATGCGAGCAGGCTTCCGGCCCCATCGTGCTGGTCTCCAACGAAGTCGGCCTCGGCATCGTGCCCGAGAACGCGCTCGCCCGGCGCTTCCGCGACGAGGCCGGGCGGCTGCATCAGGCGCTTGCGGCACGCGCCGGCCGCGTGGTCTTCATGGTCGCCGGATTGCCGATGCGAGTGAAGTGA
- the cobO gene encoding cob(I)yrinic acid a,c-diamide adenosyltransferase translates to MTRDIDADEAARHKAKMEKRKAVQDAEIASKTVEKGLLIVNTGPGKGKSTAAFGLILRALGHGWRIGVVQFIKGAWSTGERKALEAFGDQVSWHSMGEGFTWETQDKARDIAAAERAFAKARELMADPEIRLLVLDELNIALRYDYLPLADVVATLKARRPDLHVVVTGRNAKPELIEAADLVTEMTLVKHHFAAGVKAQQGIEF, encoded by the coding sequence ATGACGCGGGATATCGACGCTGACGAAGCCGCCCGCCACAAGGCGAAGATGGAGAAGCGCAAGGCGGTTCAGGACGCCGAAATCGCCTCCAAGACGGTCGAGAAGGGCCTGCTCATCGTCAATACCGGTCCCGGCAAGGGCAAGTCGACGGCGGCCTTCGGCCTGATCCTGAGGGCGCTCGGCCATGGCTGGCGCATCGGCGTGGTGCAGTTCATCAAGGGCGCCTGGTCGACCGGCGAGCGCAAGGCGCTCGAAGCCTTCGGCGATCAGGTCAGCTGGCACAGCATGGGCGAGGGCTTCACCTGGGAAACGCAGGACAAGGCCCGCGACATCGCCGCCGCCGAGCGGGCCTTCGCCAAGGCGAGGGAATTGATGGCCGATCCGGAGATCAGGCTGCTGGTGCTGGACGAGCTCAATATCGCCTTGCGCTACGATTACCTGCCGCTCGCCGATGTCGTGGCGACGCTCAAGGCTCGCCGGCCCGACCTCCACGTCGTCGTCACCGGTCGCAACGCCAAGCCGGAACTGATCGAGGCCGCCGACCTCGTCACCGAGATGACGCTGGTGAAGCATCACTTCGCCGCCGGCGTGAAGGCGCAGCAAGGTATCGAGTTCTGA
- a CDS encoding TetR/AcrR family transcriptional regulator, whose amino-acid sequence MVDGTPKQPRKAGKREAILSAARRIVSEVGFQETSIAAVASASGVSTGSVYSYFSSKAELMAQIVAAVSSRELAVLREIAASDAPVTERLTSAVEAFARRAFANRRLAWSMIAEPADPAVDATRLDYRREIAGIFRALVVEGEGQGAFRPVDPDAAAAMIVGGFMEALIGPLSPERPITAERGREIAAALADLSLAALISREGQAA is encoded by the coding sequence ATGGTCGATGGAACCCCGAAACAACCGCGCAAGGCGGGCAAGCGTGAGGCGATCCTCTCCGCCGCGCGCCGGATCGTCTCGGAGGTCGGCTTCCAGGAAACATCGATTGCCGCAGTGGCCTCCGCCAGCGGCGTCTCCACCGGCAGCGTCTATTCGTATTTCTCCTCCAAGGCCGAGCTGATGGCCCAGATCGTCGCGGCGGTGTCCTCGCGAGAACTCGCCGTGCTGCGCGAGATCGCCGCGAGCGATGCGCCGGTCACCGAGCGCCTGACGTCGGCAGTCGAAGCTTTCGCCCGGCGCGCCTTCGCCAATCGCCGTCTCGCCTGGTCGATGATCGCCGAACCCGCCGATCCGGCCGTCGATGCGACGCGGCTCGACTATCGCCGTGAGATCGCCGGCATCTTCCGCGCACTTGTCGTGGAAGGCGAAGGGCAGGGCGCTTTCCGTCCCGTCGATCCCGACGCCGCCGCGGCGATGATCGTCGGCGGCTTCATGGAAGCGCTGATCGGCCCGCTTTCGCCCGAGCGGCCGATCACCGCCGAACGCGGTCGCGAGATCGCTGCCGCGCTCGCCGATCTCTCCCTCGCCGCGCTGATCTCCCGTGAAGGACAGGCCGCATGA
- a CDS encoding acyl-CoA dehydrogenase family protein: MTALDAYGYDTHEVLNQAPALADYDAYAADPALGRILDMFGAGWFREQASVVGGHVGSQRVQDLARQANRSLPELRTHDRWGRRVDQIEFHPAWHELMGLAMRDEFHSLCWTKPRSGAQVARAAVSYLWNQGENGICCPLGMTYSAIPVLQRDPARWAEFGKLITSSDYDQRPLPAAQKRGGTVGMAMTEKQGGSDLRQTQTVATRNADGTYSLTGHKWFFSVPHSDVFLTLARTEEGVSCFVVPGWLPNGSRNRLQIQRLKDKCGNKSNASSEVEFRGVIAHLIDEPGHGIRAGLEMNHYTRLDFAVGSAGLMRHAVAQAAHHTAHRRAFQKALIDQPIMTNVIADLALEAEAAAWLAFRFVHALDREGGSEAEKLIGRIGAPIAKYWNCKRATPVVVEALECHGGNGFVEDHLMARLYREAPLNGIWEGTGNVVCLDVLRSIRRYPDCVPALLDELRAARGNDPRYDAFLAELATDLVDVLRHEHLARRFVERMALGLSASLLIRHAPHAVADAFVASRLAGGWSGHFGSLPVGADLQAIARRAVPLPE; this comes from the coding sequence ATGACCGCTCTCGATGCATACGGCTACGACACCCACGAGGTGCTGAACCAGGCCCCGGCGCTGGCGGATTACGACGCCTACGCGGCGGACCCCGCGCTCGGACGCATCCTCGACATGTTCGGCGCCGGCTGGTTCCGCGAGCAGGCGAGCGTGGTCGGCGGCCATGTCGGCTCGCAACGCGTGCAGGATCTGGCGCGGCAGGCCAATCGCAGCCTGCCGGAACTGCGGACGCATGATCGCTGGGGCCGGCGCGTCGACCAGATCGAATTCCACCCCGCCTGGCATGAGCTGATGGGGCTCGCCATGCGCGACGAGTTCCATTCGCTCTGCTGGACCAAGCCGCGCTCCGGCGCGCAGGTGGCGCGCGCCGCGGTCTCCTATCTCTGGAACCAGGGCGAGAACGGCATCTGCTGCCCGCTCGGCATGACCTATTCGGCGATCCCCGTCCTGCAGCGCGACCCCGCGCGCTGGGCCGAGTTCGGCAAGCTGATCACCTCCTCCGACTACGATCAGCGTCCGCTGCCGGCAGCGCAGAAGCGCGGCGGCACGGTCGGCATGGCGATGACCGAGAAGCAGGGCGGCTCCGACCTGCGCCAGACCCAGACCGTCGCCACGCGCAACGCCGACGGCACCTATTCTCTCACCGGGCATAAATGGTTCTTCTCCGTCCCGCATTCGGATGTGTTCCTGACGCTGGCGCGGACCGAGGAGGGCGTCTCCTGCTTCGTCGTGCCGGGCTGGCTGCCGAACGGTTCGCGCAACCGGCTGCAGATCCAGCGGCTCAAGGACAAGTGCGGCAACAAGTCGAACGCCTCCTCCGAGGTCGAATTCCGCGGCGTCATCGCTCATCTCATCGACGAGCCCGGCCATGGCATCCGCGCCGGGCTGGAGATGAACCACTACACGAGGCTCGATTTCGCCGTCGGCTCGGCCGGGCTGATGCGCCATGCGGTCGCGCAGGCGGCGCATCACACCGCCCATCGCCGCGCCTTCCAGAAGGCGCTGATCGACCAGCCGATCATGACCAATGTGATCGCCGACCTCGCTCTGGAGGCCGAAGCCGCCGCCTGGCTCGCCTTCCGCTTTGTCCATGCGCTCGATCGCGAGGGCGGGAGCGAGGCGGAGAAGCTCATCGGCCGCATCGGCGCGCCAATCGCCAAATACTGGAACTGCAAGCGCGCCACGCCGGTGGTGGTCGAGGCGCTGGAATGCCATGGCGGCAACGGCTTCGTCGAGGACCATCTGATGGCGCGGCTCTATCGCGAGGCGCCGCTCAACGGCATCTGGGAAGGTACGGGCAATGTCGTTTGCCTCGACGTGCTCCGCTCGATCCGCCGCTATCCCGATTGCGTGCCGGCCCTGCTCGACGAATTGCGCGCCGCGCGCGGCAACGATCCGCGCTATGACGCTTTCCTCGCCGAATTGGCGACCGATCTCGTCGATGTGCTCCGCCACGAGCATCTGGCGCGGCGCTTCGTCGAGCGCATGGCGCTTGGCTTGTCGGCCTCGCTGCTGATCCGCCACGCGCCGCATGCGGTGGCCGACGCCTTCGTCGCCTCGCGACTGGCGGGTGGCTGGTCGGGCCATTTCGGCTCGCTGCCCGTGGGAGCCGATCTTCAGGCGATAGCGCGCCGCGCCGTGCCGTTGCCGGAGTGA